GCAATTATTGATGTTAAAGCAGCGCTCTGTTTCTCTCTTTGCATACTACTGACTCCGGCAAGAAGGCTTCCCTCGCTTGTTGAAGTGAAGAAAGAATCAATGTTTTTCAGATTCGTGGATCCGCCTCTATTGCGGTCTTAACCTATAAGCGAGGTACGATAAAGGTCTATCTATAGATTAACGTTAACAAAATTATAGCTCCGCCTACGTTAATAAATAGACACTGAAACCGCCAAGACACTTAAGGCTAGGCTTTTATTAATAATTGGAGAGAGAAACTTGAACAAAACTTTGTTTTTTGATAATCTTTATTTTATCGTTACTGCTGTTAACAGGAAAGCGGGCCGTCAAGAAATGGAAAAAGGGTTTGCAGGAGAAATCTCCACGCTGTTTTGAGTTCAAATTACTTCAACTGTGCCGCGTAATTTTTCTTTAATAGATTAAAACTTCAGCCACGCCCTTGACTTTCAGAAGTTCAGGCACCAACTCTCCAGGGATCTTTGTCTCAGTTATCAACGTAAGCCTCGGCTCAGGTGCTAGCTCCGGGTCGTCTACAATCGCCTGCCTGATGCCTATATTCCTCTCCGCTATTAGGGAAGCCGATTTCGCGAGTATCCCTGGCATCTTCGCGTCCACCGGAATTATCTCTACAACTCCTAAGTTGAGGTGTCTTGCGATTTCCCGTAGTGAATGTCCAGCTGATCTCATATCTCTAAAAATTGCCTGAAGTTCAGGGTTTTCTTCAATTGCCTTCACCGTATAGGTGACAGTTCTCCGGTCAACTCCAGCTACGCGGGCTATTCTAACTGGCGGGATCTCAATCTCATTACAATATATACGTCCATTCCTAACACTGAGTCCATTCTTTACGAGAATTCTTGCCACTTCAAGACGTTCAGGATATTCTTTTAGGTGACTTACTATTTTGCTCCACAATCTGGTCACTAGTACAAAATTGTACTGGAAAGTTATAAATAATTCTTTCGAGTTCAATTATGTTCCACAAAAAGAGGTGCCAGACTTGTCTAAAATCGATAAAGAATACACCGTGGTACTACACCCAGACGAAATGCCAACCTATTGGTACAATATACAAGCTGATCTCCCAGAACCCCTACCTCCACCTCTCGACCCAAAAACGCTTCAACCAATAAATCCAGCGCTCCTTGAACGCATTTTCGCCAAAGAATTAATACGCCAAGAAGTTTCAACAGAACGCTACATCAAAATCCCAGACGAGGTCAGAGATGCTTATCTCCGCATACCCCGCCCAACACCGCTTTACAGAGCAAAACGCCTTGAAGCCTACCTAAAAACCCCTGCCCAAATATATTACAAATGCGAATACCTCAGTCCACCGGGCAGCCACAAACCTAACACAGCCATAGCACAAGCATACTACAACAAAAAACAGGGAGTGGAAAGACTAACCACAGAGACTGGAGCCGGTCAATGGGGCTCTGCCCTCGCAATGGCGTGTGCCCTCTTCGAGCTAAAATGTCGCGTATACATGGTCCGCGTCAGCTACAACCAAAAACCGGGTAGACGAACAATGATGGAAATATGGGGGGCAGAGGTCCTCCCCTCCCCAAGCGACCAGACGAAATTCGGAAAAAGCCTCCTCGAAAAAGACCCAAATCACCCAGGAACCCTTGGAATAGCTATTAGCGAGGCTCTTGAAGATACCCTAAGTCGCGAAGACACAAGATACTGCTTGGGATCCGTCCTAAACCATGTTTTACTCCACCAAACCATAGTTGGACAGGAAGCAAAGAAACAGTTTGAAATGATAGACGTTTACCCGGATGTCATCTGCGGGTGCATAGGCGGAGGTTCTAACTTTTCGGGCTTCTGCTTTCCCTTCATGATGGACAAACTCAAAGGGAAAACAGAGACAGAATTCATTGCTTGTGAGTCTAAGGCGGTTCCGCACACTACAAGGGCTGTGTACACCTACGACTATGGCGATACTGCCCAGATCACGCCTCTCCTGAAAATGTTTACCCTTGGGCATAATTATGCATGTCCACCAATCCATGCGGGTGGTCTCCGCTATCATGGTATGGCCCCATTGATATCTTATCTAATTCACAAAGGCTACATGAAGTCTATAGCTTACTACCAAAACGAGATCTTCGAAGCTGCCCGCATACTCGCCCAAACTGAGGGTATGATCACCGCACCTGAAACCGCTCACAACGTCAAATACGCCATCGATGAGGCCCTAAAGTGCAAACAAACCGGTGAGAAAAAAATCATAGCCTTCAACAATTGCGGGCACGGTCTCCTAGATCTAACAGCATACGAGAGCTTTCTCGCTGGAAAACTCGAGGACTACGAGCCAGTTAAGATAGAGCCTCCGACATATGTTCCCTGAATCCCACAATATCACCCAGATCTTTCAATTTCCCTCCTATTTCTGCGGGCAAAGCAAAGCGAAGTGAAGCTACTTCCAGCGGCCTAGCGAAGCATGGCGGGCTATTAGTTTCTCTCTCTGAAACAGCGTTCATATCAGTAACTAGGCATGTTAATAGGCATATAGGTCTCATGGTCCCATTGGAAACGGCGATCATACCGCAGTTACTTTTTTACCCTGTAGGTTTCACTTCGGTAATTTCAAGACTCATGTCAACGGATTGGACAGAGTGCGTCAGGTCGCCGACAGATACTACGTCAGGTCTAAGTTTTACATATTCCATTATGTTCTCTTCTGTTACACCGCCTGAAACTTCCACCAGTATTTTGTCACGAAGACCATGAACCGCTAGAGCCTCCAAGGTGGTTTTCACTACTTCCGGTGGCATGTTGTCTAACATAACTATGTCAACGCCTAATCTTGCTGCTTGCACAGCTTCCTCTGGTGTTCGAGCTTCGACCTCGATTTTCTTTGTAAAGCTTGAGTTTGTGAGGGCTCTCTTTACGGCCTCTTCTAATCCCCCAGCGACGACTATATGATTGTCCTTTATTAGAATGCAGTCATCAAGGTGAAAGCGGTGTGGATCTCCTCCCCCTAAGGTTATGGCCCTCTTATCAAAATATCGTAATCCAGGCGCGGTTTTCCTCGTTGCAGCCAAACGGACTCCCAATCCAGTCTTCTGTATTTTCTCAGTTAACCTACGCGTGGCGGTCGCGATGCCACTCATTCGTGTGAGTATGTTTAACGCTGTTCTCTCACTCGTTAAAATAGAGTCAGCTGGCCCCTCGATTTCCATAACTACTGTGCCAGGGGATACGTTGNNNNNNNNNNACGTTGGCACCATCGTTAATGCTTTTCACAATTGTTATCCCCATTGCCTCAAAGAGTATTTGAGCCTCGCGAACTCCTGCCACTACAGCAGGCTCCTTTGCCACGATTTGGGCGCGGGCATGTATTCCAGTTGGGGCAACTGCAGCGGTCGTGAGATCTCCTATGCCTACATCTTCATGTAGGAAGTGCAGAAGCTTTTCACGTAGAAGTGCAACAGGCATCTTCAAGTCATTCATATTAATCTCCCACGCTTAGGTGAACTATGCCTTCACAATTTAGATTTATGCATACTCCTATAGTTGCCGTCATGTTTTAGAATAGTAGTTACATCCATAATCCGCTAGGTGGCTATGTTATCTCAAACATCTTCTCCAGAGATTGACGAGCTCTCTTCGCCACCTTGTCTGGTACATTTATTGGATACCTCTCTTCTTTCAAAGCTAAATAAATTAATTCCAATGTATTCCGTTTCATGTTTGGGCATATCGCTCCGTTGTAAACTGGTATAAAATCCTTGCTTGGGTTCTCCGTTTTGAGGCGGTGGAGTATACCAACCTCAGTTCCTATGATGAGCTTTTCCGCAGGAGATTCCTTAGCGAATCTGCAAATTTGCGATGTGCTTCCAATGAAATCAGCTGTCGACTGGACATCTGGGGTGCACTCTGGGTGCACTGCTACGATGGCGTTGGGATGCTCCTCCTTTAATAGAAGAATATCCTCCTTGAGAAAGAGTAGATGTGTTGGGCAGAAGCCTCTCTCTGGAATCGATATAATCTTCTTTCCGGTTTTCTGTTGGACGTACCATGCTAAGTTATGGTCAGGACCGAAAAGTATTGTGTCAGCGTTTAGGGAGCTCATAATTTTTAATGCATTTGCGGAGGTGCAGCATATATCACACTCAGCTTTAGCCTCTGCAAGTGTGTTAACGTAGAGGACAACGGGCGTGTTTGGGTGCTTCCGCTTCCAAAATCGGACGTTTTCAGCTGGAAGCATTTGGGCCATAGGGCAGCGTGCACCAAGGCTCGGGATTAGAACCCTTTTATTTGGGTTTAGGATTGCGGCGGACTGAGCCATAAAATCAACGGCTGAAAACACGATGATTCTCGCTTCTTCCTCCGCCATTGCGCGGCGGCTTAATTCGATGCTATCGCCGACGTAATCCGCAACGTCCTGGACTTCAGGTCTTTGGTAGTTGTGGGCGAGAATGATTGCTCTCTTCTCCTTCTTCAAGTTTTGAATTCTCTCTACGAGTTCGAGTCGCTTAGCTTCCATCAAGTTCTTCTCCCTTCTACGTACCGATAACTAGGCTTTCACCTATCTCCCGCAGAGTCTGGATAGCTGATAAAGCGGCTAAATAACTCGTCTTCGGATTTGTCGGGCTGGGGACGTTTACGACCCTCGTTCGCAGTTCTCCGAATTCTCCCTCAACATAGACTTCATGTACATTTTTGTTAGCACTCGGGTCAACAATAACTCGGACTATTGTCTTGTCGGCTCCGATTCCCGCGAGGCTTAAGGAGGCGGCAACGTTTACGTTCGCGGGGAAGAGCTTTACAGCTTCTCTGGCTGGGCCCTCATAAATTGTTGTCCGCTCCTTTAATGTGGATAAGTCGATTTTACGTTGCATCACATACGGGGTACTCTCGAGGCTCTGGGGCGGCTTTTTAGATGTGATTATCACCCTCCTTATGGCGCCCACGGAAGCCGATTTGACTCCGTTTAAGCCAACGACAGCTCCCGAGGGAACGTAAATCTTTCTGCCTCCCTTCTCAGCTAGTGAGACAATCTCATGAAGAAATCCGTTATCAAGTAGCGCACCCACACTCATGATCATTAGATCTCTGCCTGTCCTAAGCACCTCTTGGGCGTATTGCTTAACAGCATCCTGCGACGCGGCTTCGACAAAGAAATTGACGTCTTTCCTCTCGATTAACTCCTCAAACGTTTTCGCAACATAGGGCTTTCCTTCCAATATAGCCGCGAGCCCTTTTGAACGCGCATATATTATATCATAGACTGCCATCAGCTTGGCGTTGCGGACCGCTCCCCTATCAATTGCCTTAGCTAAAACTGTTCCAATAGCACCACAGCCAATTAGCCCAATGGCAAGTGGCTCCATAATCTTAACTCCGGCTAAGCTGTACTCGGTACTTGAGTCCCATGATGACTGGTGATCATCCTAATTTCTGATGCCATTTTCTTTAGGCGTAAGTAGGTACTAATTTAGTGAGGTTAAGAGAATTTATAGGTAGGGATTTAGGTAAAATTGAGTCTGATCATCTAAATTTCGGCAAATATTGCCTCAAAAGTTTAACAAAAGTGTTAAAGTAGGCTCATTCTAACAGAAAATGAGGGCAAGTTTTATGAAGATAGGTGTAGTTGCGAAATACGACGTATCAACTGACCTTCAAGATGTCAATCACGTCCTAAAGACCCTTAATGAGTATAATGTCAACGTTACACTAGAGGCTGAACTAGCGAAAATCATGAACATGGCTGGATCGGAAATTCGAGAAATGGAAGTCGACCTTATTCTATGCATTGGTGGAGATTCAACTATTTTGAAAACGATCCAAGAACTAGGGGAAAAGCAAGTTCCAGTTCTAGGTGTACGAAGTCATGGAAACCTCGGGTTTATCACAGAAATGGATATCGACGATTTCAAAGCCGGTCTAAAAAGGGTATTGCAAAGAAAGTATGAAGTGGAGAGAAGATCAAGGTTAGAATGCTGGATAAATGGTAATAGAACGCTTCCTCTCGCATTAAATGAGGTTGCCATCTTTGCTCGGACAAGCGCGACGCTCATCAGATACTCCCTTGCAATCAATAATAAATCAATGTGGCGAGATGAAGGCGATGGAGTTATTGTAGCTACACCTACAGGCTCAACAGCCTATGCCATGTCCGCTGGTGGCCCAGTGGTGCTACACAATGCACCTGTATTTATCATTGCTCCAGTTAATTCCGTCAACCCGTTGAGAAGACCCCTTATTGTGCCGGACAAAAGCGAAATACTCGTGGACAATATCAGTAGTCCGACGACGTGTGAGGTTATCGTCGATGGTAGGTTTAGGAAGGCGATTAATGGCAATAAGGTTCTTATTAAGAGAGCAGCATCCGAAGCTCTCTTCGTCAAGCTTGCCAAAGAGAAATTCTTCAGTCTTTCAAGAAAATTGAGCCAAAAAACAGGAGTCTACGAAGATCTATTAGACGGTGTTCCACCAAGTGCAAAACTCATTCTAAAAATCCTTCAATATGAAGGTTCATTAACCCAAAAGGAAATCATCGAAAAAACAGACCTTCCGCCAAGAACAGTGAGATTTGCCCTAAATCTCCTAATGGAAAAGGACATCATTCTTAAAAAAGTCCTCCTTAGGGATGCTAGGCAGAGCACATATGTGCTAAATGAAAAATTAACTCTCCTTTCATAGGTTTAGACGGGGCCTTATAATAAGGACGGGCTAATTACGATCGCCAGCTCTTAAAAATTAATTCTAATTTTCCCATCGTTTGCAGATACAATGCTTTCTCTACGCTATTAACGATCTTCTTTTAACATTGGGGATTTTGCACCATTTATATAAATATATTTTATAATAGAAATGTTTATATGTAAATAATATATTTGTATATAAAAAATAATAGATTAGGGAGGCCTCCAACACTGATAATTGAGGTGTTGCAGGCAGTTTCATTATTTTTGCATCATCATCTGCACTTGTTAATACTTTACTTCATTTCGTTTACATTGGTTCCAGCGGTCATCATAAAAGTGAAAAGCAGAAACTATCGTATTTTTAATGGTAGAGTAAAACCTGTTACAGTAATAGTTCCAGTTCATACAGAGGACTACGAAATTTTTGAACGTTCAATGAAATCAATTCGTGCAGAGAACCCTGACCAGATCATTGTGTCCATTGATAGTGGTGACCAAAAGTTAATAGGCATCGCGAAAAAGTATGATGCCGAAGTTTTGAGTCATCAAAAAAGAATTGGGAAACGAGAAGCGTTGGTTAGGGCGTGGGAAAAAGCCAAGCATGACATAATAGTTAATGTGGATTCAGATGTTATTTTACAAAATGGGTGTATTAGGGAGTTATCTAAACCGTTTGACGATAACAGTATTGTGGGAGTTGCTACAAATCAATCCTCAGAACGAACTAATTCCATTTTTTCTTTTGTTTTTTCCGCTCTTATTAGTAGGAATGTTAACATCGTCAACAAGGCGCTAAACGGTGGGTTAGTTGTTGTTGACGGTAAATGTTGTGCCTGGAGAAAATCTTTCTTGTTGAAAGTAAAAGATTCATTCTTAAACGAGTATTGGATGGGTAAAAGAAACGAAATTGGTGATGATAGATTTTTATCAAGAGAGGCTCTAAAACTTGGCTTCAAAACTGTGTACCAAGATACAGCAAAAATTCTAGCTCCTTCTCCAAAAACATTTGAAGAATTTTTACTTCAACAATTAAGATGGAGAAGATCCGGAGTAAAGTACTGGTTAATGGACCTTAAGGAAGGAGTCGCTCCAAGCAAAACTTATGTTCTACACAGTACCACATACCATGCTGCGCCTCTCGCCTTCATTGTCGCGGTAATCTTAGATATGTTATTTTTCCATTTACCGTTCAATCTAGGTAATGTTTGGATTTCCTTAGGAGTAATCGTGGTTGGTGTGTCTCTTGTGACACTCACTTGGCAACTGATATATCATGGTAAGCCGATAGTTCGACCTTGGCATTTGGCAATTCAAGGTCTAATAGGGCTTTTTGTTGTGTTGCCAATCTCACTGTATGGAACTTTAACTATTAAAAATCAATATGCATGGTTGAGTAGAAATTATGCAGCAATTGACGGCAAAAATGAATCCATTACTTTAGCCGCCTTACCTTTAATTTTCGTGCCCATCATGCTTTTTGGTTTTCCTATAGCCCTTATTGCCTTAGTAAACGAGGCGGTTATGTATAGTTAATTTGAGGCGAAGAAGCTAGAAATGTTCATGATCCAAAGGAACCCTACCAGTCAGAACCTTATAGGCTTCAATTAGAACCTTCGATTGCTCCGTATAAGGTGAACCACGTTTATCTGGATGGTATTTGGTTATATGCGAAAAGAAGTTCCTTTTTATACTCGATTCTGAATTATCCTTCACGCCCAAAACTTGTTTAGCCCTAGCTATTATGGAATCTTCTCTGAACATCATACAATTAATTCCTTGGTATTAGGAAATAAACTTATTTTCGCTTAAGCTCTCCACCACTTAAACATGAGGTAGCGTACTTCGTTGGTTTTTTCATCGGGTACCGCTATTATGAATCTTTTTTTAACAGTGGTGGCTAGGCGTCCAGCTCGCACAATTTCGGTGGCGGTGATTGGCTCATTTATTCGGCGGACTTGCACCATATATGGGGCATGGTCAATTCCTGGACCATGCTCGTAAACAGCGAAGTCGCATCCGAATTTGATTCCAGGTTGGATAACGTAGCCATGTCCTCGAAGGTCTTTATAGACCATGTATTTGAGGGTGAAGTCCTCGTAGGATTTTTCAGCCTTTTTTCTAAGGATGGTTGGAGAAAGTTTTCTCTTTTTAGGGCCTTCGACAACTTTTATAATGCCATTCTCAAGTAGGTATAGACCCTCAATCATATCCATGATTAGTGGGACATTAAATTCAAATGTGCGCGGTTTTGGAATTCCGATGGGTTTTCCGTAGTATCCCTTTTTGTACAGCTCTGATCCCTTTTGCGGGTTCCATACTATTAGTCTATTTTGGACTAGTTCGACTTCTATTGTTTCTTCTTGCATGTTGCTCCCTTTATAGGGCATGGTTTTGTGTGTTAGGGTGGTGGCTTGTGGTTTTATTAAGGTTACCGTCTACAGCTTTAGTTATTCTTTGATTCGATTTAGATTGAAGAGTATGTTACCATTTTAGCTAGGGATTTAAAGGTCATTGGCTGAAGAGGTTGAGCGACTTGCAACTTAAATGGGTGCTGAGAGGTTGGGTATACTAAAGGTGAGAATTTATCTGTTCACAGTCGCATAGAAACTAAAATGCACTTAGAGCCAATACACACGCAGCGTCTGCGGCATCTTCGGCTTTGTCCGCCATTTCTTCGAGGAGTTGTGTGATATCGCGGGTTATAAGGATGAGGGGCATTTTCATGTTACTGGAAATGATAAGTAGGTCGACTTTTCGATAGACTGCGTCGACAATTCGTTCGGCTGCTTCAACGTTTTTGGCCAGTTCTGCGGTTTTTGAAGTGGTGTAGCTGAGGGAGAGAATTGTTTCCCTAAGTCTAGTCGTTGCGTCTAAGACGGCGTCAGCAAGTTTAGCTATGCCATCCATAACTTTTTTATCTATTTTCCAACTTCGGTTGTAAATTTCGGCGAGGCGAAATGCCACTCCACCAGCGGCGTCGACAATTTCATTGTTTAGCGCGACGAGGCGGAGAAAATCTTCTCGGCTTAATAGAATTGCACCTGCCTCCGTCAGTTCTTTAGTTAACGCTCGTTTAAGGTTGGTAGCTTCTTCTTCAAGTTTTACCACTCGGTTATAGTGGTCGTTTATTTCAGGTAGGCTATTGCGGAGGCAACTACTAATCAGGAGAGGGAGTTCCCTTACTGTCTCTAAGACCTTGCGAACATGGTCTTGACAAATGTCAACCATTCTCCGTCGGAGCTGCACAGCGGTTTCTGCCGGGAAAACCACTTTCCTTCCCTGCCGAAAATACTTTAGGCTTAATTGAGGAATTAGATTAAACTGAATTTAAAAGACTAACTAAATAAAATATTAGGAGAGGTAATTTCATGGAGAAAAAAGTCAAAGTGGAAATATATGAAGGAGATCCCTTCGGCGGCTCTTGTTGCGGTCCTGGAAAAGCCTCTCCAGACTTTGCTGACAAGTTACGGCAAATGCTAATTGAAAGAAACAACGTAGTGCGCAGACTGCAAAACGAGCTTAAGGACAAAGTTGAGATTAAAAGAGAGATTATTAGTAGCCGAAGATACGATTATCCGGAATATGTCAGAGAATTAAGAGGGGAAAATAAGCCCTTACCATACGTATTTCTGAACGGTACAGTAGTTTGTGTCGGTAATTTTCCCTCCTACGAAGAGTTTCTAGCATTATTAAAACCATACTGCTCTAGAATTTGAAGAAAGGAGAAGGGAAGCTATTCTGATGGGGCAGGCTTAAACGCTACACCAAGTTGGTTAAACTCAAGTTTTTTCCGGAGATATTTAGTAAGTAGTTCTGGTAGATCTTCTATCTTTGCCCGTACCTGAGCCCATGTGTCGCGGTCTCTTAACGTAACTGTGTCATCTTGAAGGGTTTGATAATCTACAGTAATACAAATTGGGACGCCTGCTTCGTCGGCTCTTGCATACCGCCTACCAATTGAACCTGACTCATCATACTCAACGTAGAAGCCTTCGTCAATAAGCTGTTGATAGATTGTGCTAGCTTTTTCTGGTAAGCCATCCTTATTTACAAGGGGGAATACTGCGACTTGAATTGGGGCGACATCCCTTGGAAGGCGGAAGATAACTCTGTCATTCTTTTCAGTATACGCGTATTCAAGAGTTACATAGAAAATTCGGTCAACTCCAAAGGACGGTTCAATAACGTGTGGTACAAACAGTCTACCCTTAGCCAGCTCCTTAGTTTTTTCAAATTCAACGTGTTCTGGCTTCAGCCGCACTGAATAAGGTCCGGGTAATTCGTAGAATCCCTTTTCGCGTAGTTCGCGTTCAACTATTTCCGGAATAGCCCTTTTAATAAGATCTAAGATTCGCGGCGCGTCTTCTTTAAAATCTGCTTGAATGAGGTCAAGTTTCGGTTTTAAGATAATTTTTTCAATTTCTTTAGGTTCTTCAAATGGCTTGAAAACCCGCATATCCACGCCGCTATACGTAATGTGTCGACTCAAATCATAATCTGTCCGGTACGCATGCCCGGAGACTTCAATCCAGCCCCAGCGTTCAGTCCACACTTCCTGATCAAAAGTCTGCTTGGAATAGTGGGCTCTCTCGTTTGGCAACTGTTCACGGAGGCGCTGCTTATCCGGCGGCACACCCAGCTCCTCAAGAAACTTGACGGCGAGGGCGAGAAAATATGCATGTATTTCATTCTTAATTAATCCCCTCTCAAGAGCCTCACGAACTGTGACCTCATAGATTGTATTTGTGCCGCTCTCTTGCTCGCTTGCGGGGAGAATTCGCAGTTTCCAGTTTTCAATTTGCTTGATCCTCGGGTAGCTCATATTTTCTGGGTCGACAAAAATCTCATAATCAATAATCGTGAATTCCCTCAATCTGATGGGCCCCTTCCTTGGGGCGATTTCATTGCGGACGCAGCGCCCAATTTGGGCCACGGCTAAGGGAAGCCTTTCCCTCTCTGCGGCATAGATTCGTTTAAAGTCGGTGAATTGTCCTTGAGCTGCTTCAGGCCTGCCGTAGGCAGTTATACCCTTGCCAATAGGGCCGATGGTTACCTTAAACATTAAGTTGAATGGTTCAGATTCGCTTAGGTTTCCGCCGCAATCCGGGCAGCGAATGTCGTGCTCCCTGACTAGACGGTCAAACTCTTTCATCGTGGTACCTTCGGGGAATGAAATTCCAGCTTCGCTGACTAAAAGGTCGGTTCGAAACGTACGTCCACAGGAGAGGCAAGTTGTCATAACATCTGTAAAGTGCGCAACATGGCCTGAAGCTTCAAACACAGGAGCGGGCATAAGGATCGTTGACTCTAGTTCCACCATTCCTTCACGTCGGACAAATAAATCCCGCCATTTATCTTCTATCCGCCGCTTAAGGATCGAGCCTAAAGGACCATAATCATAGAAGCCGCCAACGCCACCATAAATTTCGAAGGAGGAGAACAAGAATCCCCGACGCTTGCAAAGTTCAGAAATCTTATCGTAAAGGTCCAATATGTAATCCCTCGGTAAACGTTGAATTAACCTACCTTATTTTAAAACTTTGTCCAATTTCGGTTTTTCCAAATGGTTCAGGTACCCTCTAAGATATCCGACTAACTTCTAAAGCCTCAGCCGCTTCCTCAAACAATTCTGAGAAAAACTTGCGGCTCAACACTTGACCACAGCCAATCCCTGGGCATTCCAAAGAAACCTTAAAAACATACATTCGTGAGCCGAGCCTCTCTAACCAGAATGGATAAAATCGACAAATAAGCGGACGAAAATCGTATATCAAGCAACTATTACCTCTGAGAAAGATACACTTTCCATCTGAAGATCTTTTTCTGAGTTGATACTTGTAAGAATGGAATTTTGACAACGGAGTGGCAATTTCATCTATCGTATGGTCCGTCTTTGTTTTTATATGCTCTGCCTCTACTTCTAGAAGCAATATTTGGCACTCTCTATTGGGCGTGTCTCCGCAACATACGGTGCATCTCTGGCATCTCCACCGAACTTTTCTCGGATATGCAAAAGCCATCTGCCTTCCCCCTATCGGATAGAAAGTATGAAGCGTACAACAGCATAACATCGCTTGGTGGCAGACGTATTCGAAGCTTTCCTCTATGCGATGCGCTTAAGGGTTTATGGAAACAGGCAGGTAAAATGTAAAGGTTTTAATAAATCTTTTACAATATTTTGAGTAGGTAAAGAAAATGAGTATTACAAAATTATCTAGTAAAGGTCAAATAACTATTCCGAAAGATGTAAGGGACAAACTAAAGTTGGAGCCAGGGGACAAGGTTCTTATGGAAGCGACGGAACATGCTGCTGTCATTAGACCGCTAAAAAAGCCTTCTGAAAGCATGAGAGGCATAGGAAAAGAAACAAAAAGCAAGCTGGGAAACATGAGCGCAACAGCACTATTAAAAAAGATGAGAATGGAGGACAAGGAAGAACTTTGACCCTATGCCTCATAGACACAGGCGTCTTTCTATGTCTAGCCTTCGAAGATCCAGGCTATGAACAGTGCGGGAAACTTCTTGATAAAGCCTTTAAA
The sequence above is drawn from the Candidatus Bathyarchaeota archaeon genome and encodes:
- a CDS encoding DUF47 family protein, encoding MVFPAETAVQLRRRMVDICQDHVRKVLETVRELPLLISSCLRNSLPEINDHYNRVVKLEEEATNLKRALTKELTEAGAILLSREDFLRLVALNNEIVDAAGGVAFRLAEIYNRSWKIDKKVMDGIAKLADAVLDATTRLRETILSLSYTTSKTAELAKNVEAAERIVDAVYRKVDLLIISSNMKMPLILITRDITQLLEEMADKAEDAADAACVLALSAF
- the glyS gene encoding glycine--tRNA ligase; translated protein: MLDLYDKISELCKRRGFLFSSFEIYGGVGGFYDYGPLGSILKRRIEDKWRDLFVRREGMVELESTILMPAPVFEASGHVAHFTDVMTTCLSCGRTFRTDLLVSEAGISFPEGTTMKEFDRLVREHDIRCPDCGGNLSESEPFNLMFKVTIGPIGKGITAYGRPEAAQGQFTDFKRIYAAERERLPLAVAQIGRCVRNEIAPRKGPIRLREFTIIDYEIFVDPENMSYPRIKQIENWKLRILPASEQESGTNTIYEVTVREALERGLIKNEIHAYFLALAVKFLEELGVPPDKQRLREQLPNERAHYSKQTFDQEVWTERWGWIEVSGHAYRTDYDLSRHITYSGVDMRVFKPFEEPKEIEKIILKPKLDLIQADFKEDAPRILDLIKRAIPEIVERELREKGFYELPGPYSVRLKPEHVEFEKTKELAKGRLFVPHVIEPSFGVDRIFYVTLEYAYTEKNDRVIFRLPRDVAPIQVAVFPLVNKDGLPEKASTIYQQLIDEGFYVEYDESGSIGRRYARADEAGVPICITVDYQTLQDDTVTLRDRDTWAQVRAKIEDLPELLTKYLRKKLEFNQLGVAFKPAPSE
- a CDS encoding YkgJ family cysteine cluster protein; its protein translation is MAFAYPRKVRWRCQRCTVCCGDTPNRECQILLLEVEAEHIKTKTDHTIDEIATPLSKFHSYKYQLRKRSSDGKCIFLRGNSCLIYDFRPLICRFYPFWLERLGSRMYVFKVSLECPGIGCGQVLSRKFFSELFEEAAEALEVSRIS
- a CDS encoding AbrB/MazE/SpoVT family DNA-binding domain-containing protein, with amino-acid sequence MSITKLSSKGQITIPKDVRDKLKLEPGDKVLMEATEHAAVIRPLKKPSESMRGIGKETKSKLGNMSATALLKKMRMEDKEEL